The proteins below come from a single Sphingomicrobium sediminis genomic window:
- a CDS encoding ABC transporter ATP-binding protein codes for MSEPVLETKDLRRSFTQGHVTIEVLRGVDLTIQPGEIVGLLGPSGAGKSTLLQAVGLLEGGFQGSIRINGQEASHMNAGQRTELRRDALGFVYQFHHLLPDFDALENVVLPQLIHGADREDADDRARELLSRLGLAERLDHRPSKLSGGEQQRVAVARALANRPPLILADEPTGNLDEATSERVFGAFMELVRAEGSAALVATHNEALAARMDRVIRLHDGKLGPGLKL; via the coding sequence ATGAGTGAGCCGGTTCTTGAAACCAAGGACCTGCGCCGAAGCTTCACGCAGGGCCATGTCACCATCGAGGTGTTGCGCGGTGTCGATCTCACGATCCAGCCGGGCGAGATTGTCGGCCTGTTGGGACCGTCGGGCGCGGGTAAGTCGACCTTGTTGCAGGCGGTTGGCCTGCTCGAGGGCGGCTTCCAGGGCTCGATCCGCATCAACGGCCAGGAAGCCTCGCACATGAATGCGGGCCAGCGTACCGAGCTGCGCCGCGATGCATTGGGCTTCGTCTATCAGTTCCACCATCTCCTGCCCGACTTCGATGCGTTAGAAAATGTCGTCCTGCCGCAGCTCATCCATGGCGCGGATCGCGAAGATGCCGACGATCGTGCCCGCGAATTGCTGTCGCGGTTAGGCCTTGCCGAGCGTCTGGACCATCGTCCGTCCAAATTGTCGGGCGGCGAGCAGCAGCGCGTCGCCGTAGCACGCGCGCTCGCCAATCGTCCGCCGCTCATTCTTGCCGACGAGCCCACGGGCAATCTCGACGAGGCGACCAGCGAGCGCGTCTTCGGTGCCTTCATGGAGTTGGTGCGTGCCGAGGGGTCGGCCGCACTGGTGGCAACGCATAACGAGGCGCTGGCGGCGCGCATGGACCGCGTGATCCGCCTTCACGATGGCAAGTTGGGACCGGGCCTCAAACTTTAG
- the dnaE gene encoding DNA polymerase III subunit alpha yields the protein MVYVPLRIFSSFTMLEGAIEPKAIAAKAKELEFPAAGLCDRNGLYAAMGFSKECMSAGVQPVVGTLLGVKRPSGMGQEVIDWLPLFAQDEAGYDNLCRLVSAAHLDRPIEEDAHVTMDLLAERTEGLIALSGGGEGGVTRLFAEGQDDKAEALARQLAGMFEGRFYIELSRRGDPVEEAAEAKLIDYAYANDLPLVATNPAQYDTPDFHAAHDAMLCIASSSQVDNPDRKTSSPEAWLKPASIMEATFADLPEAIENSGVIARRCAVAAPNRRPILPTMSDDEDEALRKAAHAGLEKRIEDKPEEEKPTYRERLDYELGIIANMGFSGYFLIVADFIQWAKDHDIPVGPGRGSGAGSAVAWSLLITDLDPIELKLLFERFLNPERVSMPDFDIDFCETNRDKVIRYVQEKYGRDKVAQIITFGRLKARAVLKDTGRVLQMGYNRVDRLAKQVPNLPADPWDLKRALNGISELAAEVKSDSDVKRLFDLATKLEGLPRHSSTHAAGVVIGDRPLDRLVPLYRDPRSDMPVTQFDMKHVEQAGLVKFDFLGLKTLSVLKEGARLCAKKGVTIDYASLPWDHEEVYKLLQRGDTVGVFQLESEGMRRTLSLVRPTNFGDIIALVSLYRPGPMDNIPLFADRKNGRAEIAYPHPLLEEVLEETYGIIVYQEQVMQAAQVLAGYSLGDADLLRRAMGKKIQAEMDKQRKRFVEGAAKNDIAPAKANELFDIIDKFAGYGFNKSHAAAYALIAYHTAWLKVHHPAEFYAASMTYDMNLTDKLGLFVEDAKRSGVEVLPPDINHARAIFDVEGGKVRYALGALKGVGEKAMEQLVAEREAGGRFASLEDFAGRIDPRLLNRRQLEGLAAAGSFDTLHDDRATLHAGAETILRHAQSAASERESGQGGLFGGDAAESEVAAIRLPQVEWNVAERMAAEREAFGFYFSTHPVEAEAHLFAGQDVKRFADLATMNVKPGSRAVARMAAMVENVNNRTSARGNAYVSAILSDPSGQFSAMAFDDSACEALREAAEERAAGMMSVELDRREGEDEVRVTVKGFVPFSQLADRQRLRLEVHVHDPVQVDLLKEVLEPGGRSSVAVTVRIATGQSVTLLLGREFKVNADIADKLSRILGEDAVSLGSDEPEKPRLVYSAAG from the coding sequence ATGGTCTACGTCCCGCTCCGTATCTTCTCCAGCTTCACCATGCTCGAGGGCGCGATCGAGCCGAAGGCGATTGCCGCCAAGGCCAAGGAGCTCGAATTTCCTGCCGCGGGCCTGTGCGACCGCAACGGTCTCTACGCTGCGATGGGCTTCTCCAAGGAATGTATGAGCGCCGGCGTACAGCCGGTCGTCGGGACACTGCTCGGCGTCAAACGGCCTTCGGGCATGGGGCAGGAGGTCATCGACTGGCTCCCGCTCTTCGCGCAGGACGAGGCGGGCTACGACAATCTGTGCCGGCTCGTCTCGGCCGCGCATCTCGACCGTCCGATCGAGGAAGATGCGCATGTCACCATGGACTTGTTGGCGGAGCGAACCGAAGGGCTGATTGCTTTGTCGGGCGGCGGCGAGGGGGGTGTCACGCGCCTGTTCGCTGAAGGCCAGGATGACAAGGCCGAAGCCCTGGCGCGCCAGCTTGCCGGCATGTTCGAGGGGCGTTTCTACATCGAGCTGTCGCGGCGCGGTGACCCAGTCGAGGAAGCGGCCGAGGCCAAGCTGATCGACTATGCCTATGCCAACGACCTGCCGCTCGTGGCGACCAACCCCGCGCAGTATGACACGCCCGACTTTCACGCAGCGCATGACGCCATGCTGTGCATCGCTTCGTCCAGCCAGGTCGACAATCCCGATCGCAAGACGTCGTCGCCCGAAGCATGGCTCAAGCCCGCCAGCATCATGGAAGCGACGTTCGCGGACCTGCCCGAAGCGATCGAAAATTCGGGTGTGATTGCGCGGCGTTGTGCCGTCGCCGCGCCCAATCGGCGCCCGATCCTGCCGACAATGTCGGACGACGAGGATGAAGCGCTGCGCAAGGCCGCGCATGCGGGGCTGGAAAAGCGCATCGAAGACAAGCCTGAGGAAGAAAAGCCGACCTATCGCGAGCGGCTCGATTATGAGCTCGGCATCATCGCGAACATGGGCTTTTCGGGTTACTTCCTGATCGTTGCCGACTTCATCCAGTGGGCCAAGGATCATGATATTCCGGTGGGGCCGGGGCGTGGGTCGGGCGCGGGCAGTGCGGTGGCCTGGTCGCTGCTCATCACCGATCTCGATCCGATCGAGTTGAAGCTGCTGTTTGAACGCTTCCTCAACCCCGAACGTGTGTCGATGCCCGATTTCGACATCGATTTCTGCGAAACCAATCGCGACAAGGTGATCCGCTACGTCCAGGAGAAATATGGGCGCGACAAGGTGGCGCAGATCATCACCTTCGGTCGCTTGAAGGCGCGCGCCGTCCTCAAGGATACGGGCCGTGTCCTGCAAATGGGCTATAATCGCGTCGACCGCCTCGCCAAGCAGGTGCCCAACCTGCCGGCGGACCCGTGGGACCTGAAGCGCGCGCTGAACGGCATCAGCGAGCTTGCCGCCGAGGTGAAGTCCGACAGCGACGTGAAGCGCCTGTTCGACCTCGCGACCAAGTTGGAAGGTCTGCCGCGTCATTCCTCGACCCACGCAGCGGGAGTGGTCATCGGCGATCGTCCGCTCGATCGGCTAGTCCCGCTCTATCGCGATCCACGCTCGGACATGCCGGTGACGCAGTTCGACATGAAGCATGTCGAGCAAGCGGGACTCGTCAAATTCGACTTTCTCGGCCTCAAGACGCTGTCGGTGCTCAAGGAAGGCGCGCGGCTGTGCGCCAAGAAGGGCGTCACGATCGATTATGCCTCGCTGCCGTGGGACCATGAAGAGGTCTACAAGCTCTTGCAGCGCGGCGACACGGTCGGCGTGTTCCAGCTGGAATCCGAGGGTATGCGCCGCACGCTCTCGCTCGTGCGCCCGACCAATTTCGGCGACATCATCGCGCTCGTCTCGCTCTATCGACCGGGCCCGATGGACAACATTCCGCTCTTTGCCGACCGCAAGAATGGCCGCGCCGAGATCGCCTATCCGCATCCCTTGCTCGAAGAGGTGCTGGAAGAAACGTATGGCATCATCGTCTACCAGGAACAGGTGATGCAGGCCGCGCAGGTGCTGGCGGGCTACAGCCTCGGCGACGCGGACCTGTTGCGCCGCGCGATGGGCAAGAAGATCCAGGCCGAGATGGACAAGCAGCGCAAGCGCTTCGTCGAGGGGGCCGCGAAGAACGATATCGCACCGGCCAAGGCCAACGAATTGTTCGACATTATCGACAAGTTTGCCGGCTACGGCTTCAACAAGTCGCACGCTGCGGCCTATGCGCTGATCGCCTATCACACGGCATGGCTGAAGGTGCACCACCCCGCCGAATTCTATGCCGCCTCGATGACCTACGACATGAACCTGACCGACAAGCTCGGCCTGTTCGTGGAAGATGCGAAGCGCAGCGGCGTCGAGGTGCTGCCGCCCGACATCAACCATGCGCGCGCCATCTTCGACGTCGAGGGCGGCAAGGTGCGCTATGCGCTCGGCGCCCTCAAGGGCGTGGGCGAAAAAGCCATGGAGCAGCTCGTCGCCGAACGCGAAGCGGGCGGGCGGTTCGCGAGTCTCGAGGATTTTGCCGGACGCATCGATCCGCGCCTGCTCAACCGGCGCCAGCTGGAAGGCCTCGCCGCGGCAGGTAGCTTCGACACGCTGCATGATGATCGCGCGACCTTGCATGCCGGTGCCGAGACGATCCTGCGCCATGCCCAGTCGGCCGCCTCCGAGCGCGAGAGCGGGCAGGGGGGCCTGTTCGGCGGCGATGCTGCAGAGAGCGAGGTGGCAGCGATCCGCCTGCCGCAGGTCGAATGGAATGTCGCCGAGCGCATGGCGGCGGAGCGTGAGGCGTTCGGTTTCTATTTCTCGACCCATCCGGTCGAGGCCGAAGCCCATCTGTTCGCCGGGCAGGACGTGAAGCGTTTTGCCGACCTCGCTACGATGAACGTCAAACCGGGCAGCCGCGCAGTGGCGCGGATGGCGGCGATGGTCGAGAACGTCAACAATCGCACCTCGGCGCGGGGCAATGCCTATGTGAGCGCCATCCTGTCGGACCCGTCCGGCCAGTTCAGCGCGATGGCCTTCGACGATAGCGCTTGCGAAGCGCTTCGCGAGGCGGCCGAGGAACGCGCCGCGGGCATGATGTCGGTCGAACTCGACCGCCGCGAAGGCGAGGATGAAGTGCGTGTCACGGTAAAGGGTTTCGTGCCATTTTCGCAGCTGGCCGATCGCCAGCGCTTGCGGCTCGAGGTGCATGTCCACGATCCGGTTCAGGTCGACTTGCTCAAGGAAGTGCTGGAGCCGGGCGGGCGCAGCAGCGTGGCCGTCACCGTGCGGATCGCGACCGGCCAGTCGGTCACCCTGCTACTGGGCCGCGAATTCAAAGTGAATGCCGACATTGCCGACAAGCTGTCGCGGATCCTCGGTGAGGATGCGGTCAGCCTTGGCAGTGACGAACCGGAAAAGCCGCGCCTCGTCTATTCGGCGGCGGGCTGA